One window of Chryseobacterium indologenes genomic DNA carries:
- the rfbD gene encoding dTDP-4-dehydrorhamnose reductase, which yields MKKIAVIGSNGQLGNCIRKIAPDFEHQYEFLFTDSSTLDVTNEDQVNDFFYDNKPDYCINASAYTAVDLAETEKEKAFAVNAYGVAHLAQACADYKTTLIHVSTDYVFDGTTNLPYSEDDFTNPIGVYGESKRKGEELGLEINPKTIILRTSWLYSEFNKNFVKTMLNLFSQKKELGIVADQFGQPTNANDLAEAIMEIIEAHHKTYGVFHFSNYPETTWFEFAKKIAEFSKSSVKLNPLTTEQYPTPAKRPVRSTMSLDKIEETYKIEPKHWENSLEECVDTLSQQ from the coding sequence ATGAAAAAAATAGCAGTAATAGGAAGCAACGGACAATTAGGAAACTGCATTAGAAAAATAGCTCCGGATTTTGAACATCAATATGAATTCTTATTTACAGACTCATCCACCCTTGATGTTACTAATGAAGACCAGGTGAATGATTTCTTTTATGATAACAAACCTGATTACTGCATCAATGCTTCAGCATACACAGCGGTAGATCTGGCCGAAACCGAAAAAGAAAAAGCTTTTGCAGTAAATGCGTACGGTGTAGCTCATCTTGCCCAGGCATGTGCAGATTATAAAACTACTCTGATTCATGTTTCTACCGACTATGTTTTTGATGGAACCACAAACCTTCCCTATTCCGAAGATGATTTCACCAATCCGATAGGAGTTTATGGAGAATCAAAAAGAAAAGGAGAAGAACTTGGTCTGGAAATTAATCCTAAAACAATTATCCTGAGAACCTCATGGCTGTACTCGGAATTTAATAAGAACTTTGTGAAGACAATGCTGAACCTGTTCTCTCAGAAAAAAGAATTAGGAATAGTTGCTGATCAGTTTGGGCAGCCAACCAATGCAAATGATCTGGCAGAAGCTATCATGGAGATCATCGAAGCTCACCATAAAACTTACGGAGTTTTTCACTTCTCAAACTATCCGGAGACTACATGGTTTGAATTTGCAAAAAAAATTGCTGAATTTTCAAAATCTTCGGTAAAACTGAATCCATTAACAACCGAACAGTATCCAACACCTGCCAAAAGACCTGTAAGAAGTACAATGTCTTTAGATAAAATAGAAGAGACCTATAAAATAGAACCCAAACATTGGGAAAACAGTCTTGAAGAATGTGTTGATACACTTTCACAACAATAA
- a CDS encoding acyl-CoA thioesterase — translation MEKEVSTTVKVRFSDCDPIGHLNNVKYLDYMFNAREDHVETFYGFTYEEYTKKTGCTWIAIQNEIAYLKEVRYNTQVVISSKTIDVQDRTAKVEIMMKSLDEKTIHAVLWVTVIYFNVKTRKSEVHPEDIKEIFDKFYVDLIQKDFQSRVKFLRSQNAKNS, via the coding sequence ATGGAAAAAGAAGTATCAACTACGGTAAAAGTTAGGTTTAGTGACTGTGATCCCATCGGACATTTGAATAATGTAAAATATCTTGATTATATGTTCAATGCCAGAGAAGATCATGTAGAAACATTTTATGGATTTACCTATGAAGAATATACCAAGAAAACCGGCTGTACCTGGATTGCCATTCAAAATGAAATAGCCTATTTAAAAGAAGTAAGATATAATACCCAGGTCGTAATCAGCAGCAAAACCATCGATGTACAGGATAGAACTGCAAAAGTGGAAATCATGATGAAAAGTTTAGATGAAAAAACAATTCATGCCGTACTTTGGGTAACTGTTATTTATTTCAATGTTAAAACAAGAAAATCTGAAGTTCATCCTGAAGATATCAAAGAAATTTTCGATAAGTTTTATGTAGATTTGATCCAGAAAGACTTCCAGTCAAGAGTGAAGTTTTTAAGAAGTCAAAATGCTAAAAATTCTTAA
- a CDS encoding OmpH family outer membrane protein, which translates to MKKLSVLFAAVMMVVSVGMAKAQKIATLDVMGVLNAMPEKKKADADLKTFLDTKQAEIKKKADAAQTKYQQYQTEAPKKTADENAAREAEMKKLAEEIQQMQDKAQKDLQGKQDLAFGPIEKKLNDAVEKVAKASGYDYIMDANSPAFLYKAGADATAAVKKELGIQ; encoded by the coding sequence ATGAAAAAATTAAGTGTATTATTTGCAGCAGTAATGATGGTTGTATCTGTAGGTATGGCAAAAGCTCAAAAAATTGCTACTTTAGATGTAATGGGAGTTCTTAACGCTATGCCGGAGAAAAAGAAAGCAGATGCTGATCTTAAAACATTCTTAGATACAAAACAGGCTGAGATTAAGAAAAAAGCAGACGCAGCTCAAACTAAATATCAGCAATATCAGACAGAAGCTCCGAAAAAAACAGCTGATGAAAACGCAGCAAGAGAAGCTGAAATGAAAAAATTAGCTGAAGAAATCCAGCAAATGCAGGACAAAGCTCAAAAAGATCTACAAGGTAAGCAAGACTTGGCTTTCGGACCAATTGAGAAAAAACTGAATGATGCAGTAGAGAAAGTAGCTAAAGCTAGTGGATATGACTACATTATGGATGCAAACTCACCTGCATTCCTTTATAAGGCAGGAGCAGATGCTACTGCAGCTGTAAAGAAAGAATTAGGAATTCAATAA
- a CDS encoding OmpH family outer membrane protein, with the protein MKHFKITFTFALLLLFGFSNAQKIGVVDTNEILNKLPQYKEAEARLNSQIDTWESELQNLQSEYERKKAAFESEKVLLIGDQLKLREKEVVDLDKNIKTTTSLRFGANGEITKLRTNLVLPFQDQIWGAIKTMSEKNGLGIVLDKSNNISVIFLQSKYDYTEKVLSVLLKGTDKKEKTNSKGKK; encoded by the coding sequence ATGAAGCACTTTAAAATAACTTTTACATTCGCATTACTTTTGCTTTTTGGATTCAGCAATGCCCAGAAAATAGGAGTGGTGGATACTAATGAAATTTTAAATAAATTACCTCAGTATAAAGAAGCTGAAGCAAGACTGAATTCTCAGATCGATACCTGGGAGTCTGAACTTCAAAACCTTCAATCTGAATATGAAAGAAAAAAAGCTGCTTTCGAAAGTGAAAAAGTATTATTGATAGGGGATCAGCTTAAACTGAGAGAAAAAGAAGTTGTAGACCTTGATAAAAACATTAAAACGACTACTAGCTTACGTTTTGGAGCTAACGGTGAGATTACAAAACTGAGAACAAACCTTGTTTTGCCTTTTCAGGATCAGATCTGGGGAGCCATCAAAACAATGTCCGAAAAAAATGGCTTGGGCATAGTTCTTGATAAAAGCAATAACATTAGTGTTATCTTCCTTCAGTCTAAATATGATTACACCGAGAAAGTATTGTCTGTTTTGCTGAAAGGAACAGATAAGAAAGAAAAAACAAATAGCAAAGGCAAAAAATAA
- a CDS encoding BamA/OMP85 family outer membrane protein: MKFRLLPIIMFAASAHFYGQVTPQDSTKVNNAVHAENEAGTYTLKDIVVDGVKKYTPAQILRFTGLTKGESVDIPGQKISNAVKKLWDTQSFSEVEVYVQSIEGQTIVLKFHLQDLKELGEVKFAGKGIGKSKSEKLAKDNNLKPGTKITQNLVSSLKTNVPKDYIKKGFADAKISIQDKVNAGDPALVDWTINVEKGKRIKIDHIEFEGNENVTDRKLRNKAFKETKQKRFGIGGILKSSKFIEDKYQEDKQGLISYYNSLGYRDAKIVSDSVWRNKRNNYEINVKLNEGKKYYIGDVTFTGNTVYATEYLQRLLGYKKGDIYDAVGFNKKVGEDGGKEDDSDIKSVYMNNGYLFSNVTPVEKSVSGDAVNLEVRINEGEQATWNKVTWQGNTTTHDHVILRALRTKPGELFKKTEIKRTYFDLAGMSFFDPQQIGQDIQPNQVDNTVDINWKLVEKGSSQVQLQAGYGGNSFIGTLGLTFNNFSLKNFLKFKDFKPVPQGDGQTFSIQVQAGQYFQNYGVSFTEPWLFGTRATALSVSLNNSRVRYTDQYGAAQKLNIFSASAGLNRLLNWPDDYFSLYTGLQFQKYDFNNYPFQFGNTTESYGSANNFSVNLGLSRNSAGIDPIFPTMGSNIELSAKLTPPYSLFKKKDYSTMSAIDKYKWMEFYKIKFKADVYNEIIGKLVLRSSAEMGFMDGYNSKLGAPPFERFYMGGTGLFGGRYDGRELIPLRGYENASTEGGQADDITQTGGGTIYNRFTLELRYPISMSQTAKIYALTFAEGGNVWNSWSSYSPFQLKRSVGIGVRVYMGAFGLIGFDFALGLDKTLSGDKSGWRNHFLMNQTL; the protein is encoded by the coding sequence ATGAAGTTTAGACTATTACCCATCATTATGTTTGCTGCTTCTGCACATTTTTATGGACAAGTAACTCCACAAGACAGCACAAAAGTAAATAATGCTGTTCATGCAGAAAATGAGGCAGGCACTTATACACTTAAAGACATCGTTGTAGATGGGGTAAAAAAATATACACCAGCTCAGATCTTAAGATTTACAGGTCTTACCAAGGGAGAAAGCGTAGACATTCCGGGACAGAAAATCAGCAATGCTGTTAAAAAACTTTGGGATACCCAATCTTTTTCTGAAGTGGAAGTTTATGTTCAAAGCATTGAAGGACAGACAATCGTTCTGAAATTTCACCTGCAGGACCTGAAAGAACTTGGAGAAGTAAAATTTGCAGGAAAAGGAATTGGTAAATCTAAAAGTGAAAAACTGGCAAAGGATAACAACCTTAAACCAGGAACTAAGATTACTCAGAACTTAGTTTCTAGTCTTAAAACAAATGTCCCTAAAGATTATATTAAAAAAGGTTTTGCAGATGCCAAAATCAGCATTCAGGATAAAGTAAATGCAGGAGACCCTGCTTTAGTAGACTGGACGATCAATGTAGAAAAGGGAAAAAGAATTAAGATTGATCATATTGAATTTGAAGGAAACGAAAATGTAACCGATAGAAAACTTAGAAACAAAGCTTTCAAAGAAACAAAACAAAAACGTTTCGGTATTGGTGGTATTTTGAAATCCTCAAAATTCATTGAAGATAAATATCAGGAAGATAAGCAAGGCCTTATCAGTTATTACAACTCCCTGGGATATAGAGATGCAAAAATTGTTTCTGACTCAGTTTGGAGAAATAAAAGAAATAACTACGAAATCAATGTAAAACTTAACGAGGGTAAAAAATATTACATCGGGGACGTTACGTTCACAGGTAATACGGTATACGCTACAGAATATTTACAGAGATTATTAGGATATAAGAAAGGAGATATTTATGATGCTGTAGGATTCAACAAAAAAGTAGGAGAAGACGGTGGTAAAGAAGATGACTCAGATATCAAGTCTGTGTACATGAACAATGGTTACCTTTTCTCCAATGTAACACCTGTTGAAAAATCAGTGTCAGGAGATGCCGTAAACCTGGAAGTTAGAATTAATGAAGGAGAACAGGCTACCTGGAATAAGGTAACATGGCAAGGGAACACTACAACCCATGACCACGTGATTCTTAGAGCACTGAGAACAAAACCGGGAGAGCTATTCAAGAAAACAGAAATTAAAAGAACATATTTTGATCTGGCAGGGATGTCATTCTTTGACCCTCAGCAGATCGGACAGGATATTCAACCAAACCAGGTAGATAACACCGTAGATATTAACTGGAAACTGGTAGAAAAAGGTTCTTCTCAGGTACAGTTGCAGGCGGGTTACGGTGGTAACAGCTTCATCGGTACTTTAGGATTAACATTTAATAACTTCTCATTAAAGAACTTCCTTAAGTTTAAAGATTTCAAACCAGTACCTCAGGGAGACGGACAGACGTTCTCTATTCAGGTTCAGGCAGGACAGTACTTCCAGAACTATGGGGTATCATTTACAGAGCCTTGGTTATTTGGTACAAGAGCAACAGCCCTTTCTGTAAGTTTGAATAACTCAAGAGTAAGATATACAGATCAGTATGGAGCTGCTCAGAAATTGAATATTTTCTCTGCTTCAGCAGGTTTGAACAGACTGTTAAACTGGCCGGATGATTACTTCTCACTATACACTGGATTACAGTTCCAGAAGTATGACTTCAATAACTATCCTTTCCAGTTTGGAAATACTACAGAGAGTTATGGTTCAGCTAATAACTTCAGTGTCAACTTAGGTTTGAGCAGAAACTCGGCAGGTATCGACCCAATCTTTCCGACAATGGGATCCAATATTGAGCTTTCAGCAAAACTGACACCTCCATACTCATTGTTTAAAAAGAAAGACTATTCCACCATGTCAGCTATTGACAAATATAAGTGGATGGAATTCTATAAGATTAAATTCAAGGCAGACGTATACAATGAAATCATTGGAAAACTTGTCTTAAGATCTTCCGCGGAAATGGGATTCATGGATGGATATAACAGTAAATTGGGAGCTCCGCCATTTGAAAGATTCTATATGGGAGGTACAGGTCTTTTCGGAGGTCGATATGACGGTAGAGAATTGATTCCTTTAAGAGGATATGAAAATGCCAGTACAGAAGGAGGTCAGGCAGATGATATTACCCAGACAGGTGGTGGTACAATCTATAACAGATTTACTTTAGAATTGAGATACCCGATCTCAATGAGCCAGACTGCAAAAATCTACGCACTGACATTCGCTGAAGGAGGGAACGTATGGAACTCATGGAGTTCTTACAGCCCATTCCAATTGAAAAGATCAGTCGGAATCGGTGTAAGAGTATATATGGGAGCATTTGGATTGATCGGATTTGACTTTGCACTTGGTCTTGATAAAACATTATCAGGTGATAAATCAGGATGGCGTAACCACTTCTTGATGAACCAAACATTATAA
- a CDS encoding isoprenyl transferase: protein MSLIKDKINSENLPKHVAIIMDGNGRWAKSRGEERTFGHKNAINAVRNAINACNEINIPYLTLYTFSSENWSRPTEEVNTLMNLLVETLLLEAEEIFSKGLRMHVIGNLEKLPVLVKEQLERVVELTKENTKGNLVLAISYGSQNEILEAVKNISSDVKEGKVEIENINENLFESYLYTKDFPPVDLLIRTSGEIRISNFLLWQIAYAELQFLNVLWPDFTKDIFFQCIVDYQNKERRYGLTGEQVKGQ from the coding sequence ATGTCGTTGATTAAAGATAAAATAAATTCTGAGAATTTACCAAAGCACGTAGCCATCATTATGGATGGTAATGGAAGATGGGCAAAATCTCGTGGCGAAGAAAGAACTTTCGGTCACAAAAATGCCATTAATGCAGTAAGAAATGCTATTAATGCCTGTAATGAGATTAATATCCCTTACCTAACACTTTATACATTTTCTTCAGAAAATTGGAGTCGTCCTACTGAAGAAGTGAATACTCTTATGAATTTATTGGTAGAGACCTTACTGCTTGAGGCAGAAGAAATCTTCAGCAAAGGATTGAGAATGCACGTGATAGGGAACCTGGAAAAACTGCCTGTTTTAGTGAAAGAGCAGTTGGAGCGTGTGGTAGAACTCACAAAAGAAAACACAAAAGGAAACCTTGTATTGGCTATAAGCTATGGCTCACAAAATGAAATATTGGAAGCCGTTAAAAATATAAGTTCTGATGTAAAAGAAGGGAAAGTAGAGATAGAAAACATTAACGAAAATTTATTTGAAAGCTATCTTTATACTAAAGATTTTCCTCCTGTAGACTTACTGATCAGAACCAGCGGTGAAATAAGAATAAGTAATTTCCTGCTTTGGCAGATCGCTTATGCAGAACTACAGTTTTTAAATGTTCTGTGGCCGGACTTTACCAAAGATATTTTCTTCCAATGTATTGTTGATTATCAAAACAAAGAAAGAAGATACGGTTTAACCGGTGAGCAAGTAAAAGGCCAATAA
- a CDS encoding DUF6089 family protein encodes MNKKLLFSFLAFLGVVSVKAQRNELGVRLGMSNLVGDVGRTNYILQKPLDLNRVSDWGIPFYGGLLYRFNFNPHQTIRLDLGYNQIQFSDKAAKEDYRRNRNSYGKNNVYEASLMFEYNFFPVNNEQISMLSPYIFGGVGALMFDAPKATLVNDFRRDADGVAQAPINELDFTTKTDYSLGKKVTMHIPFGVGLKYKFNHSWAIFAEATFRYTLTDQLDHSKILDKDVKTSFNADILDPATGGSLLQSGNYYAVSKEREAEFIKKRNIGDGRSNDWMNTFSLGLTYSFGRPPCYCE; translated from the coding sequence ATGAATAAAAAATTATTGTTTAGCTTCCTTGCCTTCCTTGGAGTGGTAAGTGTTAAAGCACAAAGAAACGAATTGGGAGTTCGTCTAGGTATGAGTAACCTAGTGGGAGATGTAGGAAGGACAAATTATATTTTACAGAAGCCGTTGGATTTAAACAGAGTGTCAGATTGGGGCATCCCATTTTATGGAGGTTTGTTATATAGATTTAATTTTAATCCGCATCAGACTATTAGATTGGATTTAGGATACAACCAGATTCAGTTTAGTGATAAAGCTGCGAAAGAAGATTATAGAAGAAATAGAAACTCATACGGAAAAAATAACGTGTATGAGGCGAGTTTAATGTTTGAATATAACTTTTTCCCGGTAAATAATGAGCAGATCAGCATGCTGAGCCCTTATATCTTCGGAGGTGTTGGTGCTTTGATGTTTGATGCTCCTAAAGCGACTCTTGTGAATGATTTCAGAAGAGATGCAGATGGTGTGGCGCAGGCTCCAATCAATGAATTGGATTTCACTACGAAAACAGACTATTCATTAGGGAAAAAAGTAACAATGCATATTCCTTTTGGGGTAGGTTTGAAGTATAAATTCAACCATTCCTGGGCAATATTTGCAGAAGCTACATTCAGATATACATTGACAGATCAGTTGGATCACAGTAAGATCCTTGATAAAGATGTAAAAACTTCTTTTAATGCAGATATTTTGGACCCGGCAACAGGAGGTTCATTATTACAGTCAGGAAATTATTATGCAGTTTCTAAGGAAAGAGAAGCAGAGTTTATTAAAAAGAGAAATATTGGAGATGGAAGATCGAATGACTGGATGAATACTTTCAGTTTAGGACTTACGTATTCGTTCGGAAGACCTCCATGTTATTGTGAATAA
- a CDS encoding exopolysaccharide transport family protein — MIPERVNTAEKNNSQKDKSGTFALFDLEHFLRRVLKNWYWFVLMFIIGYTMSWVYRKYYAQNIYASDLSLSTSSKGSEFLPTQSNQSINFIWGDTGNQDGLYLKKMLLSRSHNEFLVKELDLFVNYSTKGLIKSTYLDKDDSPVFLQIDKKHLQQINYPITLIPKGNGSYEVVLPEEGESTSLYNYEVEGFQDINSYGRPADKTIKINEWYTSPNLRFRLLQNPVPTKIKLDNIIINLNSVNQSVNEIVSTTGVDFDKEIRSIMIITKTGYNLNSTVNFLNKSVAELQKKRLADKNIVNKNTDIFLKDNLANIRKKLDSSANVLNYLKTSEKLYNIKDRDEKSLEKIKELEAKKADIISKISSLNNIKNTLQSQNFDKMIGTNAAGFEDGIFTATVSELKALYTKKAEMATIYKPSSEPMREINRLIDEARMGSSNSLRNYYNRYYEEINKIDREMAGANSDLATYPEKERRYLDAERGYNMIEATYNSLLGRQSDTKMRMATNQSDITVIDPAKNLGQRPIGPNVKLAKTAIISGMLMLPLLFILIGQVFDNKIRNIKELLSATKIPLLGVIGNNNNENMLTVLEQPKSSVSEAFRGIRANMRFLMDNEDQKGKVILITSSIGGEGKTYISINLASVIGLSDKKTILLGMDLRKPKIFGDFKIDNKYGISNYLTGEVGIDQIVNKTKIPNLDVATSGPIPPNPSELLMSQRNIKFIEELKEKYDFIIIDSPPVGLVADSYELMKHSDANIYVVRHEYTEKYMLKMITEKYHNDEIDNLGLVYNDYNTKQGYGYGYGYGYGYGYGYFDEDKNYKEPLLIRIRNKVQVLFNKK; from the coding sequence ATGATTCCAGAAAGAGTAAACACTGCAGAGAAAAATAATTCTCAGAAAGATAAATCCGGGACATTTGCGTTATTTGATTTGGAACACTTTTTAAGAAGGGTTCTTAAAAACTGGTACTGGTTTGTATTGATGTTTATCATTGGCTATACCATGTCATGGGTATACAGGAAATATTATGCACAGAATATTTATGCATCAGATTTATCATTAAGTACCTCCAGTAAAGGTTCAGAGTTTTTGCCAACACAGTCTAACCAATCTATTAACTTCATTTGGGGTGATACAGGAAATCAGGATGGGCTTTATTTAAAGAAAATGCTTTTATCCAGATCTCATAATGAATTTTTGGTGAAAGAATTAGATCTTTTTGTGAACTATTCTACCAAAGGACTTATAAAATCTACTTATCTGGACAAAGATGATTCGCCTGTTTTTCTTCAGATCGATAAAAAACACCTTCAGCAGATCAATTATCCTATTACGCTGATACCAAAAGGAAATGGATCTTATGAAGTGGTTTTGCCTGAAGAAGGAGAGTCTACAAGCTTATATAACTATGAAGTAGAAGGATTCCAGGATATTAACTCTTATGGCAGACCAGCAGATAAAACCATCAAAATTAATGAGTGGTATACTTCTCCTAACCTGAGATTCAGGCTGCTTCAAAATCCTGTTCCTACCAAAATTAAGCTGGATAATATTATCATTAACCTGAACTCTGTCAACCAGAGTGTAAATGAAATTGTTTCCACAACAGGAGTAGACTTTGATAAAGAAATCAGGTCTATTATGATTATTACTAAAACAGGATACAACCTTAACAGTACGGTTAACTTCCTGAATAAATCCGTTGCAGAGCTACAAAAAAAGAGACTTGCTGATAAAAACATTGTTAATAAGAATACAGATATCTTCTTAAAAGACAACCTTGCAAACATCCGTAAAAAACTTGATTCAAGCGCCAATGTGCTTAATTATTTAAAGACTTCCGAAAAACTTTATAACATTAAAGACAGGGATGAAAAATCTCTTGAAAAAATAAAAGAGCTTGAAGCTAAAAAAGCCGATATCATCAGCAAAATCAGTTCTCTGAATAATATCAAGAACACCCTTCAGTCTCAGAATTTTGATAAAATGATCGGAACAAATGCAGCAGGTTTTGAAGATGGTATTTTCACAGCAACGGTTTCTGAACTTAAAGCTTTATATACCAAAAAAGCAGAAATGGCCACTATTTATAAGCCGTCATCAGAGCCTATGAGAGAAATCAACAGGCTTATTGATGAAGCAAGAATGGGATCATCTAATAGTTTGAGAAACTATTATAACAGATATTATGAAGAAATCAATAAAATAGATCGTGAAATGGCTGGTGCCAATTCTGATTTAGCAACTTATCCTGAAAAAGAAAGAAGGTATCTGGATGCAGAGAGAGGTTATAACATGATTGAAGCTACTTACAACAGTCTTTTAGGCAGACAGAGTGATACCAAGATGAGAATGGCTACTAATCAGTCTGACATAACAGTTATTGACCCGGCTAAAAACTTAGGACAAAGACCTATTGGACCTAATGTTAAACTGGCAAAAACAGCCATTATTTCAGGAATGTTGATGCTTCCACTATTATTTATCCTTATTGGTCAAGTGTTTGATAACAAAATCAGAAATATCAAAGAACTTTTAAGTGCTACGAAAATTCCACTTCTTGGGGTTATCGGAAATAACAACAATGAAAATATGCTTACCGTTCTGGAACAGCCAAAATCATCTGTATCAGAAGCTTTCAGGGGGATAAGAGCCAATATGAGATTTTTGATGGATAATGAAGATCAAAAAGGTAAGGTCATACTGATCACATCATCCATCGGAGGAGAAGGGAAAACTTATATTTCCATTAATCTGGCATCGGTAATAGGATTAAGTGATAAAAAAACAATCTTATTGGGAATGGACCTTAGGAAACCAAAAATCTTCGGGGACTTCAAGATTGATAATAAATATGGTATTTCCAATTATCTGACGGGAGAAGTAGGAATTGATCAGATTGTCAACAAAACAAAAATTCCAAATCTGGATGTTGCCACTTCAGGACCTATCCCGCCAAACCCTTCTGAGCTTTTAATGAGCCAGAGAAATATCAAATTTATAGAAGAACTGAAAGAAAAATATGATTTCATTATTATAGATTCTCCACCGGTAGGATTAGTAGCGGATTCATATGAGCTGATGAAGCATTCTGATGCCAATATTTATGTTGTGCGTCATGAATACACAGAAAAGTACATGCTGAAAATGATTACGGAAAAGTATCATAATGATGAGATTGATAATTTGGGTCTTGTTTATAATGATTATAATACAAAACAGGGCTACGGTTACGGTTATGGCTACGGATATGGCTATGGTTACGGATATTTTGATGAAGATAAAAATTATAAAGAGCCATTGTTGATAAGGATCAGAAATAAAGTACAGGTATTATTTAATAAAAAATAA
- a CDS encoding polysaccharide biosynthesis/export family protein: protein MMKNFKYLFLIFPFLVTSCITTKDVRYLQPSESLVINEEGLIPYNIPVYRITKNDILNLNIVTTPKGDAAQFYSSYNTSGGVAGGGVTSSAISGGGSIGGVVSANAGGGRGGNMNFYFNGLKVDSNGDINVFGIGYVKAEGRTLDDITKEIQDKVNENFQEGKSEVRLNTDGITYYILGDVETTGLSGEKVVHKNTLTITEALAINGGLNRTIDKKEVVIHRKLPEGIKIAKIDLTREDLMNSPYYYVQNGDEIYLNTRAKSLNGFGKDPIQTLTTGVSVITTALSIYLLLKNL, encoded by the coding sequence ATGATGAAGAATTTTAAGTATTTATTTTTAATATTCCCTTTTTTAGTTACCTCATGTATCACAACAAAGGATGTGAGGTACTTGCAGCCAAGCGAAAGCCTTGTCATTAACGAAGAAGGTCTTATCCCGTACAATATTCCCGTGTACAGGATTACCAAAAATGACATCCTGAATCTTAATATTGTGACGACACCTAAGGGTGATGCCGCACAGTTTTATTCCTCTTACAATACTTCAGGCGGTGTTGCTGGTGGAGGAGTGACAAGTTCTGCAATATCAGGAGGTGGTAGTATAGGAGGTGTGGTTAGTGCTAATGCCGGAGGAGGTAGAGGCGGAAATATGAATTTTTATTTTAACGGACTGAAGGTGGATTCCAATGGTGATATCAATGTGTTCGGGATTGGATATGTAAAAGCTGAAGGGAGAACTTTAGACGATATTACAAAAGAAATTCAGGATAAAGTAAATGAAAATTTCCAGGAAGGTAAATCTGAAGTTCGACTGAATACAGACGGTATTACCTATTATATTCTTGGTGACGTGGAAACTACAGGACTTTCAGGTGAGAAAGTAGTCCACAAAAATACCCTTACTATTACAGAGGCATTGGCCATTAATGGCGGATTGAACAGAACTATTGATAAAAAAGAAGTTGTTATCCACAGAAAACTTCCGGAAGGAATCAAAATTGCCAAAATAGATCTTACCCGTGAAGACCTTATGAACTCTCCTTATTACTATGTACAGAACGGAGACGAAATCTATCTGAATACAAGAGCGAAAAGCTTGAATGGATTCGGAAAAGACCCTATCCAGACTTTAACTACAGGGGTTTCTGTAATTACTACTGCATTATCTATTTATTTACTCCTTAAAAATCTTTAG